The Chitinophaga parva genomic sequence GTCTGTGTGCCGCTGGCCAAGCGCATTGGCATGGGCTCCGTGCTGGGCTACCTCCTGGCCGGCATTATCATCGGGCCATCCGTATTTAACATGATCGGTACAGAAAGGCACGCCATCATGGAGTTTGCGGAGTTTGGCGTGGTGATGATGCTGTTCCTCGTGGGCCTGGAGCTGGAGCCCAAGCTGCTCTGGAAGCTGCGCGCTTCCGTGCTGGGGCTGGGCAGCCTGCAGGTGGTAGTGAGCGCCCTGGTGCTCAGCGCAGCGGCCTTCCTGCTAGGGCTGGATGCCCGCGTGGCGGCCATGGTGGGCATGACCTTGTGCCTGTCTTCCACCGCTATTGTGCTGCAATCGCTCAAAGAAAAAGGACTGCTGGATACCAGCGGGGGGCACAATTCATTTGCCGTGCTCCTGTTCCAGGACATTGCTGTGATCCCCATGATGGCCATTTTCCCGTTGCTGGCGCCCCGTGCCGCGCCGGGTGAGCATGGGGGCGGGGAAGCTACCGCCTGGCTGTCTAAAATGCCGGGCTGGGAGCAGTCGCTCATAGCGCTGGGCGGTGTAATGGGCATTATCATAGCCGGCTATCTCTTTGTAAGGCCCCTGCTCAATATCGTGGCCCGTACGGGCATCCGCGAATTATTTACCGCCACCGCTTTGCTGCTGGTGATCTCTGTAACGGTGCTGATGACCATGGTGGGCCTGAGCCCTGCGCTGGGCGCCTTCCTGGGCGGTGTGGTGCTGGCCAACAGTGAATACCGGCATGAACTGCAGGCAGACATAGAGCCTTTCAAAGGGCTGCTGCTGGGCCTCTTTTTCATGGCGGTAGGCGCTTCCATCGATTTTAAACTGGTGGCCACCAAACCCTGGATCATACTGGGGTTGGTACTAGGCATCATGGTGGTGAAAACCGGGGTGCTGCTCGTGCTGGGCCGGTTCTTTAAATTGAGTTTCCGGCAAAATCTACTCTTCGCACTTTCCCTCTGCCAGGTGGGTGAATTTTCCTTTGTGCTTATTTCCTTTATCCGCACCACGTACGTGCTGGAACCGGCCATCACGAACCTTATTACCGTGGTGGTGGCCGTGAGCATGGTGTTCACACCCCTGGTGCTCATGGTGTATGAAAAGTGGCTGGGGCCCATGGTCTCTGACGGCGATGATGTAACGGAAAGAAGGGAATCTGATGTGATCAATGAACATTCTGATGTGATCATTTGCGGCTTTGGCCGTTTTGGCAACCTGGCCGGGCGTTTTATCCGGGCCAATGGCATCAGCGCCACCATCCTGGACCTGGACAGTGACCGGGTGGATACGCTGCGCAAGCTGGGCATGAAAGTATATTACGGGGATGGTACCCGCCATGACATGCTATTGGCCGCAGGCGCAGAAACAGCCAAGGTGATCATCCTGGCCCTGGATACAGCGGAAAAAAATATGGACGCGGTAAAGGTGGTGAAGAAACACTTCCCCCACCTGCGCATGTTTGTGCGGGCCGTGGGCAACCTCGATTCCTATGAGCTGATGGATGCCGGTGTACTGCACATCTACCGTGAAACAGCCGATACTTCCCTGCGCCTGGGGGCCGATGTGCTGGTGGCATTAGGCCACCGGGCCTACCACACGCAGCGGGCCGCCCGCCTCTTCCTGCGCCATGACGACCGCCTGCTGAAAGAGCTTAGCTCCATCCATGATGACTCTAACCAGTTTGAGCACACCATGCGCGAGCGCATTGCAGACCTGCAGCAGATGATGGAATCTGACAAGCGGAACATGCTGCGCGAGGATATAGGCTGGGACACCGCTTCCTTGAAGGGAGATGCCGATATTCAATAAAAGGGATGGCCCTGGAACAAATGCACCAGCGCGCATCACCTGATTTAGGCAGCACATCCTTGTTTAGTAAAACAGGCGGGCTGGCGGCCTGCTTTACGTAATTTTAGTACCGCGTAAAGCGCCAGAACGCCCCACCCGGGCCATTATTGGTTTTTTTCATAATTTGATAAATTCTAATTTTATGGCAAAACATTAGCATTTTACCTGTGGGTGCTGTAATTTTCTGCCGCTTTGGAGGATTTTTAGTCCGGAGATTAAACTAGATCAATTATGGAGGTGCCCGTTAACAACACATTGCAGCAGTTCAGGAACCTGGTAGGCGTAAAGTTCCAGTTGTACAACAGCCTTTTTACCGCATTGCCTTTTCATAAGATTGAGAAGACAGGTGTGCTGTTGTCATTATTCCTGTTACACTGCGAAGAAGGATTTGGCCGGAATGACAGCCCGATGAATATTATTGACACCTTCCTGAAGCAATACACCGCTTATGCCACCGAACAGGAGCAACTGGACCTGCTGTTCCGTTTTGTGCAATACACGGAACGCCAGGTGGTACTTTTTGATGCGCTGGAAGATGCCGCCTTTAAGCATATCCAGGATGTGAACGGAACGGGCTCTCTCAAGCATTTGCAATCTGAAGTGATCCGCACCCATACCGAGGAAGCCCTGGCCCAGAAGCTGCAGGACTTTAACGTGCGCCTGGTGCTCACCGCGCATCCCACCCAGTTTTACCCGGGCGAGGTGCTGGGCATTATCAACGACCTGTCAAAAGCTTTACAACAGGACAATACCGCATTGGTAAATACCTACCTGCAGCAGTTGGGTAAAACGCCTTTCCTGAAAAAGGAAAAGCCTACGCCTTATGACGAGGCCCTCAGCCTGCTCTGGTTCCTGGAAAATGTTTTTTATCAGTCCGCCGCCCGCATCATCAATTTTCTCAAGTCGCAGTTCCCCGGTGTGATCAATGCCCTGAATCCCTTGATCCGCATGGGTTTCTGGCCTGGTGGAGACCGTGACGGCAACCCGTTTGTTAAGGCAGATACCACGCTGCAGGTGGCAGATGCGCTGCGGGGGGGCATCATTAAATGCTACTACCTGGATGTGCGCCGCCTGAAACGCCGCCTTACCTTCAAGGGGGTGGAAAATTTACTGTCTGCACTGGAAGTGAAGTTGTTCAATAACCTGTTCATCCCCGGCCAGCGCACGCACTTATCCAAACAGGAAATACTGGGTACCCTGCACCAGGTGCGGGAGATCATCCTGTCCCAGCACAATGGCCTGTTTGTGCACCTGGTAGATTCCCTGATCAGCAAAGTGGAGCTGTTTGGTCTCTATTTCGCATCGCTGGATGTGCGCCAGGACAGCTCTGTACATACCAAAACACTGGAATCCATCGCCGCCAAAGGCGATGTGCTGCCTAAAAATTATAAAGACCTCTCCCCGGATGATAAGATCAAAGCGTTGCTCAACACCAACAAAACGGTGGACCCGCGCTCCCTGGAAAATGACCTGCAGCGGGACACGCTGCTGTCTATGCAGGCTATCAAAACCATCCAGCACAACAATGGCGAGGCCGGCTGCCACCGCTACATTATCAGTCACAGCACCAACGTGATGAGCGTGATGGAAGTGTATGGCCTGCTGCGTATGAGTGGCTGGCGCAATGAGGCGCTTACGGTAGACATTGTGCCCCTGTTTGAGACCATCGATGACCTGCGCAACGCCGCTGATGTGATGACGGCTCTTTATGAAAATGAAACGTACCGCCGCCACATACAGCAGCGCGGTAACACGCAGACCATCATGCTGGGCTTCTCGGACGGTACCAAGGATGGTGGCTACCTGATGGCTAACTGGAGCATCTACAAAGCCAAAGAAGAACTCACCCGGATCTCCCGCAAATATGAAGTGAACGTGGTGTTCTTTGATGGCAGGGGAGGCCCTCCCGGCCGCGGTGGTGGCAAAACCCACCAGTTCTACGCCAGCATGGGCGCGGATGTAGCCAATAAAGAAATTCAACTGACCATACAAGGGCAAACAGTAAGCTCCAACTTTGGCACCATTGACACGGCCCAGTTCAATATGGAGCAACTGCTGCATGCCGGCATAGCCAACGAACTGTTTGCCGCCCATAAAGTGACGCTGAAGGCTGAAGAAGAAAGCCTGCTGCAAACCCTGGCGGATGAAAGCTACAAATCGTTCAATGAGCTGAAAACGCACCCGCAGTTCCTCGATTACCTGCAGCGGGTAAGCCCCCTGCGCTACTATGCGGAGGCTAACATTGGCAGCCGCCCGTCCAAGCGCAGTAACGCGTCAAAACTGAACCTGGACGACCTGCGCGCTGTGCCCTACGTGGGCGCCTGGAGCCAGTTGAAACAGAATGTGCCCGGCTATCACGGCGTAGGCACAGCGCTGAAGAAGCTGCACGATGCCGGCCGCTGGAATGAAATAGCGGCGCTCTACGAACAGTCCCTGTTTTTCCGCACCCTGCTGGATAACAGTGAAATGGCGATGAAGAAAAGCTACTTCCCGCTCACTGCCTACCTGGCCGGCCATCCGGACTTTGGGGACGTATGGAAAGTGATGCATGAAGAATTTGAGCTCACTAAAAAATATGTGCTCAAGCTCTCCGGCGGTACAGACCTCATGGTGGCCAGCCCGGTGGATCAGTTGTCCATCCAGATGCGGGAACGCGTGGTATTGCCGCTGAACACCATCCAGCAATACGCCCTGAACCGCATCCGGGAAATAGATGAGCACAAGGCCTCCACCGCGAAGAAGGAAGTGCTGGAAAAACTGGTAGTAAGGTGTTCTTTCGGGATCATCAACGCAGGCCGGAATTCAGCGTAAGGCAATAATGAGCTTCAACATCAACCTGGGTTTTAAAACGAAGGGACGATAATAAGTAATAATAAAAAAGGGCTGTCTCAAACTTCGAGACAGCCCTTTTTTATTTCAGGTACCTGATGGAGAAAATTTTCATACAGGCGATTTTCATAGCCTTCATTTTACTTATGAGATTTCCCCTTTGTTTTTTTATTCCTGCGCCTGTCACGCGGCGGGCCTTCCCTGGCACCGGAGATTGTTTTTTGGGAATTTCCTGAAGTTGCAAACTATTCCGGTTGCTTCGGGGGATCAAAATGCTGTACCAGGTGCATACCTACTTCGTGTAGCAATCCCTCCGGCAAGGTCTGGTGCGGATCTTTTGCAATGGCTCTCAGGTAGCCTTCTTCATCCGCCTCGTAGCGTACTTCCACGCCGGATACGGTCATGTTAAATGCAGTGGTATAGCCGGATAGCTGCGGCGTTACTGTAATGATGTGTGGAGTGCCCTCGTATTCAAATTTCAGCAGAAAAGGATCCATGATACTAAACGGTGTTTGTATAAAAGTAAGACAAACCACGTGCCGCTACGCGGTAGCGTGGGATTGCGCCCTGAATTCCTTGGGCCCCATGCCTTTGTGTTTGTGAAAGAATTTATTGAAATGACTGAGGTCTGTAAAGCCCATTTCGTAGCAGATCTCTTTGATGGAAAGCGTGCTGTGGCGCAGGCGGTTCTCAATGAGGCTCAGCTTATACCGGCTCACATAATCCCGCAGGGTTACTTTTAGCTGCTCCCGGAAATACACGCCCAGGTAGTTTTTGGAATAGCCAAACCGGGTGGCAAGGTGCTCTATCTGCAGTTTGTCTGCCGTGTAAATATGCTGGTGGATGTAATGCAGCAGCTGGGTGATCTTGTCATCCGGCAGCTGTTCCGGCAGGTAGGGCAGGGGATGGGCTATGTTGCGGCGCACGACGGAGATCACGGCCTGTATGAGGAAGAAAATGGTCTCGTTGGCAGCGTTTTTGGAAGCCTGCCATTCCTGTGCAATAAGGCGCATGAGCTGGTCCAGCAGGGAGGCGTCGCCCTGGCAGGAGAGCAGCTGGCCGGGGTGTTGGGAGGCATGCAGCACCAGGTCATCCATCGCCTGGTTCCATTTACTTTGCAGGTGGATGTCGCCCACGCCCTGGAGATAGATATTGTTGAACTTCAGGAAAGTAAACCTGGTAGGGGATTTCAGGGTAAAGGAGTGAAAGTCGGAAGGGCCCAGCAGGAAGAGTTGTTGCGGGCCAAAGTTATAGGTGTTGTTATTCAGTTGGTGCTGGCCTTCCCCGCTGTGTACAAAGATGATCTCAAAGTGGTTGTGGTTATGTACCGGATGTTCCCATTCCGTAACTTCAAAATGCGATATCTTTAGGTACTCGTGTTGGATATAGCGTTTCATCCCCCTAAAATTACCAATTAATACCAGGAAAATACCAACCGGCGCCAGGCTCTCCACGTAGTTTTGTGCGCAATTACTAAAAAATACACCCATCATGAAGATCATCATTGTAGGTGCCACGGGCACCCTTGGCAAGAAAGTAACGGAGTCCCTGAAGCCCTATGGCCACGAGCTGATCAGGGTAGGCTCCAAAAGCGGCGATCTGCAGGTAGACATCACCGATCCTGCTTCTATCGAAAAACTGTTTGCGCAGACCGGCCGTTTCGATGCGCTGGTGAGCGTAGCTGGTGCGGGCCACTTCGGGCCGCTGCAGTCCATGACCATCGAGGATTTTAAGGTGGGTGTCGCCAGCAAGCTACTGGGCCAGGTAGGCCTGGTGCTCTTGGGGCAGCATCACATTCATCCAAAAGGTTCTTTCACGCTCACTTCCGGCATCCTGTCTGAAGACCCGGTGCGGGGTGGTGTTAACTTATCTACGGTGAATGGCGCGGTGAACAGTTTTGCCATTGCCGCTGCCACAGAACTGCAGAACGATGTGCGCATCAACGCGGTGAGCCCCGGCGTAGTAGAAGACTCCCCCGGCTTCCATGCGACCTTTCCCGGCCATATCCCTGTAACGAT encodes the following:
- a CDS encoding monovalent cation:proton antiporter-2 (CPA2) family protein; translated protein: MQQHTIFFQAMVFLAAAVVCVPLAKRIGMGSVLGYLLAGIIIGPSVFNMIGTERHAIMEFAEFGVVMMLFLVGLELEPKLLWKLRASVLGLGSLQVVVSALVLSAAAFLLGLDARVAAMVGMTLCLSSTAIVLQSLKEKGLLDTSGGHNSFAVLLFQDIAVIPMMAIFPLLAPRAAPGEHGGGEATAWLSKMPGWEQSLIALGGVMGIIIAGYLFVRPLLNIVARTGIRELFTATALLLVISVTVLMTMVGLSPALGAFLGGVVLANSEYRHELQADIEPFKGLLLGLFFMAVGASIDFKLVATKPWIILGLVLGIMVVKTGVLLVLGRFFKLSFRQNLLFALSLCQVGEFSFVLISFIRTTYVLEPAITNLITVVVAVSMVFTPLVLMVYEKWLGPMVSDGDDVTERRESDVINEHSDVIICGFGRFGNLAGRFIRANGISATILDLDSDRVDTLRKLGMKVYYGDGTRHDMLLAAGAETAKVIILALDTAEKNMDAVKVVKKHFPHLRMFVRAVGNLDSYELMDAGVLHIYRETADTSLRLGADVLVALGHRAYHTQRAARLFLRHDDRLLKELSSIHDDSNQFEHTMRERIADLQQMMESDKRNMLREDIGWDTASLKGDADIQ
- a CDS encoding short chain dehydrogenase, which produces MKIIIVGATGTLGKKVTESLKPYGHELIRVGSKSGDLQVDITDPASIEKLFAQTGRFDALVSVAGAGHFGPLQSMTIEDFKVGVASKLLGQVGLVLLGQHHIHPKGSFTLTSGILSEDPVRGGVNLSTVNGAVNSFAIAAATELQNDVRINAVSPGVVEDSPGFHATFPGHIPVTMDRVVAAYLKSILGAGSGQVIKVF
- a CDS encoding AraC family transcriptional regulator; translation: MKRYIQHEYLKISHFEVTEWEHPVHNHNHFEIIFVHSGEGQHQLNNNTYNFGPQQLFLLGPSDFHSFTLKSPTRFTFLKFNNIYLQGVGDIHLQSKWNQAMDDLVLHASQHPGQLLSCQGDASLLDQLMRLIAQEWQASKNAANETIFFLIQAVISVVRRNIAHPLPYLPEQLPDDKITQLLHYIHQHIYTADKLQIEHLATRFGYSKNYLGVYFREQLKVTLRDYVSRYKLSLIENRLRHSTLSIKEICYEMGFTDLSHFNKFFHKHKGMGPKEFRAQSHATA
- a CDS encoding phosphoenolpyruvate carboxylase; amino-acid sequence: MEVPVNNTLQQFRNLVGVKFQLYNSLFTALPFHKIEKTGVLLSLFLLHCEEGFGRNDSPMNIIDTFLKQYTAYATEQEQLDLLFRFVQYTERQVVLFDALEDAAFKHIQDVNGTGSLKHLQSEVIRTHTEEALAQKLQDFNVRLVLTAHPTQFYPGEVLGIINDLSKALQQDNTALVNTYLQQLGKTPFLKKEKPTPYDEALSLLWFLENVFYQSAARIINFLKSQFPGVINALNPLIRMGFWPGGDRDGNPFVKADTTLQVADALRGGIIKCYYLDVRRLKRRLTFKGVENLLSALEVKLFNNLFIPGQRTHLSKQEILGTLHQVREIILSQHNGLFVHLVDSLISKVELFGLYFASLDVRQDSSVHTKTLESIAAKGDVLPKNYKDLSPDDKIKALLNTNKTVDPRSLENDLQRDTLLSMQAIKTIQHNNGEAGCHRYIISHSTNVMSVMEVYGLLRMSGWRNEALTVDIVPLFETIDDLRNAADVMTALYENETYRRHIQQRGNTQTIMLGFSDGTKDGGYLMANWSIYKAKEELTRISRKYEVNVVFFDGRGGPPGRGGGKTHQFYASMGADVANKEIQLTIQGQTVSSNFGTIDTAQFNMEQLLHAGIANELFAAHKVTLKAEEESLLQTLADESYKSFNELKTHPQFLDYLQRVSPLRYYAEANIGSRPSKRSNASKLNLDDLRAVPYVGAWSQLKQNVPGYHGVGTALKKLHDAGRWNEIAALYEQSLFFRTLLDNSEMAMKKSYFPLTAYLAGHPDFGDVWKVMHEEFELTKKYVLKLSGGTDLMVASPVDQLSIQMRERVVLPLNTIQQYALNRIREIDEHKASTAKKEVLEKLVVRCSFGIINAGRNSA